The genomic segment CATGGGGTAGATCGTAGAAACCGCCAAGCTGATGGGCCATGGCGTGTACGTGGCCAAGGCTTGCATTGTTGAAGGCCATGCCGCCAAGGTATTGGGCGTAGCACATACCCTCCCGCGCATTGATGTCGCTGCCATTGGCGACGGCTGGGCGGAGGTGTTGAGAAATGAGTTGGATAGATTTCTCTGCAGCGGAGTCGGTCAGTGGGGTTGCCGCAGTTGATACATAGGCTTCAACTGAGTGAGTAAGGGCATCCATGCCGGTGGCTGCGGTAAGTGCTGGTGGCATTCCCATCATCAGCATTGGATCATCAAGGGCGATACCCGGGGTTACTCGCCAATCGGCGATGGCCATCTTTACCCTACGGCGGGTATCGGTGATAACAGCAAATCTAGTCATCTCAGATGCTGTGCCTGCCGTGGTGTTTACGGCAATATAGGGTGGCATTGGCTTGGTGGCTTTATCCACTCCCTCATAATCATTAATTCTACCGCCGTTGGCAACAACAAGGCCAATTCCCTTACCACAATCGTGGGATGAACCACCCCCAAGGGTGATAAGACTATCACAACCATTTCTCTTGTATACATCTATGCCTTCATGGACATTAATGTCTGTTGGATTGGGAACAGTCTTATCATATATCGCATATTCCATTCCTGCTCCGTCACAGAGATCAGTGATCTGTTTGGTGATGCCAGCGCCTGTGATGCCCTTATCGGTGACGATGAGGGGCTTTCTGCCACCAAGTGACTGTATGCGTGCAGGGATTTCCCGGGCAGCACCAATGCCGATAAGAGTCACACTTGGAATGAAAAAACCGTATACTTGCTCTTGAATAGCCATGATAGTCCTCGCTTATGTGGTTTAGTTGCACAGCATGTGTCGATCCATATCTTTGTTATAGCAAGTGCTGTGCCAGAATGTTTTTTGCTATTATTACATAAGCTTGGGATGGTTTGCCGCTTTGTACGAGGGACAATTTTTCCTGCACCTCTGTTTCATGGGAGTGAGGAGGGGAGTGGAAGGAGGGTTTTTGTAAGTTAATATTACGTTAATACAGCTGGTTAGCTGGCCGTGGGGCAGAATGGCCCATAGAAGAATTAAAATGGGGCATTATGTCTCCCCTATTTCGTTAGGATAGCCGTTTGTAGCCCTGTGAGGTTTTGTCCCGGGGGAGCAGTCGCTTGGCCTATGGCAATAAAAAAAGGCCAGATCACTAGGTGATCTGGCCTTTCTGGGGAGGATTACTCCTCTGGCAAACTCTGAGATGGATCGTGCCCCTAGAGAGCAGCTTTATATATATTTTTTACATCGATATCTCTAAGGATACGTGGATTGGTAAGGCCACAGGCATCTTTTTGGGCATTAGCTGTCATGGTGTCGATGTCTTCTGCTTCTACATCTTTGCCATAACGTCTGCCTAGCTCTTTAAGGCCAGATGGAATACCAACATCTTTAGAAAGTTGCTCTATGGATTGAATGGCAAGCTCTGCCGCATCACGTTCTGAAAGTCCAGCGACATCTTCACCCAGTAATTCTGCAATTTTTGCATAACGTCCAACCTTGGCAATAAGGTTAAAGCGACTCACATGGGGAAGGAGGATGGCATTACACTCGCCATGGGGCAGGTCGTAGAAACCGCCAAGCTGATGAGCCATAGCATGAACGTGACCAAGACTTGCATTGTTGAATGCCATGCCGCCAAGGTACTGGGCGTAGCACATGCCCTCTCGTGCATCAATGTCACTGCCATTAGCAACGGCAGGACGAAGATGTTGGGAGATGAGTTGAATAGATTTTTCTGCAGCAGAGTCGGTAAGTGGGGTAGCTGCAGTAGAAACATAGGCTTCAATTGAGTGAGTGAGTGCGTCCATACCAGTGGCTGCGGTAAGTGCAGGTGGCATTCCCATCATTAACATTGGATCATCGAGGGCGATACCTGGAGTTACTCGCCAATCAACGATGGCCATTTTTACCTTACGGCTGGTATCGGTGATGATACAGAAACGAGTCATCTCA from the Desulfotalea psychrophila LSv54 genome contains:
- a CDS encoding iron-containing alcohol dehydrogenase, with the protein product MAIQEQVYGFFIPSVTLIGIGAAREIPARIQSLGGRKPLIVTDKGITGAGITKQITDLCDGAGMEYAIYDKTVPNPTDINVHEGIDVYKRNGCDSLITLGGGSSHDCGKGIGLVVANGGRINDYEGVDKATKPMPPYIAVNTTAGTASEMTRFAVITDTRRRVKMAIADWRVTPGIALDDPMLMMGMPPALTAATGMDALTHSVEAYVSTAATPLTDSAAEKSIQLISQHLRPAVANGSDINAREGMCYAQYLGGMAFNNASLGHVHAMAHQLGGFYDLPHGECNAILLPHVSRFNLIAKVARYAKIAELLGEDIKGLSQRDAAELAIESIEQLSQDVGIPAGLVELGRRYGKDVEEKDIDIMTVNAQKDICGLTNPRCLRDSDVKEIYRAAL
- a CDS encoding iron-containing alcohol dehydrogenase, with the translated sequence MAIREQVNGFFIPSVTLIGIGAAKEIPARLQSLGGKKPLIVTDKGITGAGITKQITDLCDAAGMTYVIYDKTIPNPTDLNVAEGEQAYKDGECDSLITLGGGSSHDCGKGIGLVIANGGTIHDYEGVDQSTQAMPPYIAVNTTAGTASEMTRFCIITDTSRKVKMAIVDWRVTPGIALDDPMLMMGMPPALTAATGMDALTHSIEAYVSTAATPLTDSAAEKSIQLISQHLRPAVANGSDIDAREGMCYAQYLGGMAFNNASLGHVHAMAHQLGGFYDLPHGECNAILLPHVSRFNLIAKVGRYAKIAELLGEDVAGLSERDAAELAIQSIEQLSKDVGIPSGLKELGRRYGKDVEAEDIDTMTANAQKDACGLTNPRILRDIDVKNIYKAAL